Genomic segment of Primulina tabacum isolate GXHZ01 chromosome 11, ASM2559414v2, whole genome shotgun sequence:
agtaatagaagaaactccaattctatctacgtcgatataaccaaacatccagtgtcttgacctatccgtcacagactttggcactttcgccaattcactatcctgtgacatcgtgcaatatGCATGTGGCggtcccaccactatcaggcacttctgtcaccagatcactcgtctaatactaaTCTAATACGTGCTTTCTATAGGTCAATAGaacaatcatatcaaatcaaatcaaagcatataataacaataaatatgtgatttagggaaactcaagtatatcctacttgagtcgatctccctaataccacattgacttatacctttcgttcgtactCTCGGTCGGAAGAAATGggaagttctgaattcaagactgtctctgtctatctgaaatgacatatcgagaatagcaATATCAACATTCCTTTCCCAATTCAATAATCAACctgaatctaattcaaaatcaacgacataacggcacaatcccgatatcccagtcaatacaatatcaacagatatcaattacaaatcaaaaCCAATATCTGATACCACCGgtaatcaatcaacaatccaaatctttttaatatcaatcgatatattctgaaaaatcataacaattttataatcaatctgtttctaaatctgacttcgattctactgatgtctaacatgccaagaacatcatatatcaaTTGTATTCGATTCcatcaacatcataatttcaagacgtATCAGAacttaacaaaacttacgtccagttgtagcctgggtcgataggaacacagtaccgaagtcggattcaaaatcagacgggcggatttaTCGCGAATCGAATTCTAGTATCAAGGATCAAAGCTTTCCCTGGATTTCCGTTTTCTTCTTGTTCTGAGGAGAAAAGGGcctgatttatatatatacatctcatgCATGAaaaggggcaagtggcttattcttcataaaacacgtatcaccgcgggtgcgctacacttTAGACTGCGGGTGCGCTGAACATACTGATCCACACTCAAAATTGCAGAAGcgacgaccgcaggtgcgctatcctttctaccgcgggtgcggtctggttaCCGTAGGTGCAGTGACTTTTCTGGCGCAGGTGCAGTACGCCTACTGTaaaccttcaacatttcatgataaacgaccgcgggtgcactgtattttgaaccgcgggtgcactgtctctgctgtcccaacaatatattttgcaactaaaaatcgaatcgcaacgtcgcttcttcgaccttcgataaatacatcaaatcatgcattaataattgctgattaccAATTCACATCTAGGGCATTATAGCCGTGCTGAGAGTGACTTTGGTTCCCATATCCTTTTGAAAGCTTTTCCAAAATCGTGACACGAACCTTGGATCTTTTTCAGATAATATACTTGGCGGAACTCCGTGTAATCTCACTAAGTTATCCAAGTATAGTGTAGCTAATTTATCCAAGTTGTAATTCATTCGAACCGGtaagaaatgtgcagatttggtcaatctattaATGATTACCCAAATCCCATCGCGACCTTGCCTTGATTTTGGTAGTCCTACTACGAAGTCCATAgagatgttatcccacttccacttTGGTATTTCTAATGATTGTAGGAGTCCTCAAGGTTGTTGATGTTCCgctttgacttgttgacaggtcaaacacttggaaacaaagacagctacatctttcttcattccattccaccagtaattatttttcagatctcggtacattttaATGCTTCCGGAtggaatgaaaattttgatttatgagCTTCGGCAATCACTTCTTCCTGAATCCCATCAATGTCTGGCACAAACAACCGTCCCTTCATCCAGAGGACACCATTTTTGTCAGTCTGGAATTCTTGGGTTTTTCCTTCTTAAATTtcttctttaatttttaagataGAGGGATCCTGGCTTTGTTTTAATTTGATTGATTCTCTAAGGCATGGTTGTGCTGATAGAGAAGATAAGCTTACATTCTCAATGTTCactctgctcaaagcatctgctactttATTTGCCTTACACGGATGGTAAATGATTGATAaatcataatttttcagaagttcaatccaccttctttgactcatgtttagttccttttgggtgaaaatgtatttgaggctctggtgatccgTAAATAATTCGCATTTTACCCCATAAaggtaatgtctccagatctttAGCGCAAATATGATTTCCGCTAAATCAagatcatgagtggggtaatttTGCTCATAAGGTTTTAATTGccttgatgcataggcaattacctgaccttcctacataagcacacaccctaaCCCTCCCTTTGACGCATCACTATAAATCGTAAAGTTCTTGCCATCTTCGGGAAGAACTAGTACTGGTGTAGATGCAAGCTTTGTTTTAAGGGTATCAAACTTTtctcacatgcttcattccATATAAATTTTGAGTTCTTCTGGATGAGTTTGGTGAGAGAAATGACTATCAAAGAAAATCTTTCCACAAATTTACTATAATAGCCAGCTAATCGCAAAAAACTTCCTTTTTTTGGTTACAGTCTTTGGTCGTGGCCAGTCCATGATTTCCTCTACTTTTTTAGGGTCCACTGACAATCCTGATTCAGATATTATATGTCCTAAGAAAGAAACaatttttaaccaaaattcacatttcttgaatttggcataAAGTTCTTTTTCTCCAGTATCTGCAAGGTGAGACATAGATGTTCTCTATGGGCTTCCTCACTTGGCAAGTATACGACGTtatcatctatgaaaactaCAACAAACCTATCAAGGTATGGCTTGAATACCCGGTTCCTAAGGTCCATGAATGGCTGCAGGATCATTtgttagaccaaaaggcattactGTGAATTTGCAGTGCCCATATTTTGTTCTAAAAGCTATTTTCGGGATATCATCTGCtttgaccttcagttggtgatAGCCTGATCTTAGGTCAAGTTTTGAAAAGACTTATCTCCTTTTAGTTGATCGAAAAGATTATCTAATCTTTGGAGcgggtacttgttctttatcatgattttttttaactcTCTATAGTCGATGCATAGCCTCTTACTTCCgtcttttttctttacaaacaGGACTAGGGCTCCCCACGGGGATTCACTCGGTCGGATTTGTTTCTTGTCCAACAATTCCTGAATTTGCTCCTTTAATTCCTttaattcagctggagccattTGGTATGGTGTCTTTGAAATTGGGGCGGCACCAAGGaccaaattaatttcaaattccacTTCTCTATCGGGTATTACACCCGGTAACTCCTCAAGAAAAACGTCTGAAAATTCTTGAACGACTAGAATATCTTCCAACTTTGGAGCAGTTTCTTCTCCGAATTCGCTGATCATTGCTAGGTAAATTTCTTCACCGCATTTTATGGCCTTCCAGGTTTGTGAGGCGGATAGTAGGGACTTTCGTTCTTTGGTTTTTTCATGATATATGATTTCCTTTTGAGTCGGAGtatgaagtttaaaattttttgtttgGCAGTCTACTCTGGCATGGTGTTTAGCTAACCAAGTCCATTCCGAGAATGATATCGAACTCAttcatattgagttgaatcaattctgCCTCAAATTAAAGTTCTGTTTACTGATGCAAATTTTACAGTTACGATATACTTTATGGGTCTCAATAGTTTTGCTAGTAGGTGTTGCAACTCTTAATAGTTCACTAAGAGTTTCATGCTCAAGTTTCAGCTTTTTAGCAAAACGtctagacacaaatgaatgagtagcaccacaatcaaacaaggAATAAGCAGTTATTTGATTGAGTAAAACTGTACCTGCCACCACATCATTGGTGTTATCCGCTTCTT
This window contains:
- the LOC142519642 gene encoding uncharacterized protein LOC142519642 is translated as MTGACFKCGKVGYHIKDCPENKDKGTGLSKPNEKKTNARVYTITQEEADNTNDVVAGTVLLNQITAYSLFDCGATHSFVSRRFAKKLKLEHETLSELLRVATPTSKTIETHKEIIYHEKTKERKSLLSASQTWKAIKCGEEIYLAMISEFGEETAPKLEDILVVQEFSDVFLEELPGVIPDREVEFEINLVLGAAPISKTPYQMAPAELKELKEQIQELLDKKQIRPSESPWGALVLFVKKKDGSKRLCIDYRELKKIMIKNKYPLQRLDNLFDQLKGDKSFQNLT